The following coding sequences lie in one Mercenaria mercenaria strain notata chromosome 5, MADL_Memer_1, whole genome shotgun sequence genomic window:
- the LOC123558460 gene encoding trichohyalin-like, whose translation MSDIMGLRLSGEVTIQKEAKYQADKRRKTAKQTRGGKLPSRQEEETAKQTKGGNYQADKRRKLPSRQEEENCQADKRRKLPSRQKKETTKQTRGGNYQADKRRKLPSRQEEENYQADKRRKLPSRQEEETAKQTKEGNYQADKRRKLPSRQEEENYQADKRRKLPSRQEEETTKQTRGGKLPSRQEEENCQADKRRKLPSRQKKETTKQTRGGNCQADKRRKTTKQTRGAKLPSRQEEETTKQTRGGKLPSRQKKETTKQTRGGKLPSRQEEETAKQTKEGNYQADKRRKLPSRQKEENCQADKRRKTAKQTRGGNCQADKRRKLPSRQEEETAKQTRGGKLPSRQEEQNYQADKRRKLPSRQEEDTTKQTRGGNYQADKRSKTAKQTRGGKLPSRQEEETAKQTRGGNYQADKRSKTIKQTRGGNCQADKRRKTAKQTRGGKLPSRQEEETTKQTRGGKLPSIQEEENCQADKRRNYNNACKKTKE comes from the exons ATGTCAGATATTATGGGATTACGTTTGTCAGGGGAAGtgacaat ACAAAAGGAAGCTAAGTACCAAGCAGACAAGAGGAGGAAAACTGCCAAGCAGACAAGAGGAGGAAAACTGCCAAGCAGACAAGAGGAGGAAACTGCCAAGCAGACAAAAGGAGGAAACTACCAAGCAGACAAGAGGAGGAAACTACCAAGCAGACAAGAGGAGGAAAACTGCCAAGCAGACAAGAGGAGGAAACTGCCAAGCAGACAAAAGAAGGAAACTACCAAGCAGACAAGAGGAGGAAACTACCAAGCAGACAAGAGGAGGAAACTACCAAGCAGACAAGAGGAGGAAAACTACCAAGCAGACAAAAGAAGGAAACTACCAAGCAGACAAGAGGAGGAAACTGCCAAGCAGACAAAAGAAGGAAACTACCAAGCAGACAAGAGGAGGAAACTACCAAGCAGACAAGAGGAGGAAAACTACCAAGCAGACAAGAGAAGGAAACTACCAAGCAGACAAGAGGAGGAAACTACCAAGCAGACAAGAGGAGGAAAACTGCCAAGCAGACAAGAGGAGGAAAACTGCCAAGCAGACAAGAGGAGGAAACTGCCAAGCAGACAAAAGAAGGAAACTACCAAGCAGACAAGAGGAGGAAACTGCCAAGCAGACAAGAGGAGGAAAACTACCAAGCAGACAAGAGGAGCAAAACTACCAAGCAGACAAGAGGAGGAAACTACCAAGCAGACAAGAGGAGGAAAACTACCAAGCAGACAAAAGAAGGAAACTACCAAGCAGACAAGAGGAGGAAAACTGCCAAGCAGACAAGAGGAGGAAACTGCCAAGCAGACAAAAGAAGGAAACTACCAAGCAGACAAGAGGAGGAAACTACCAAGCAGACAAAAGGAGGAAAACTGCCAAGCAGACAAGAGGAGGAAAACTGCCAAGCAGACAAGAGGAGGAAACTGCCAAGCAGACAAAAGAAGGAAACTACCTAGCAGACAAGAGGAGGAAACTGCCAAGCAGACAAGAGGAGGAAAACTACCAAGCAGACAAGAGGAGCAAAACTACCAAGCAGACAAGAGGAGGAAACTGCCAAGCAGACAAGAGGAGGACACTACCAAGCAGACAAGAGGAGGAAACTACCAAGCAGACAAGAGGAGCAAAACTGCCAAGCAGACAAGAGGAGGAAAACTGCCAAGCAGACAAGAGGAGGAAACTGCCAAGCAGACAAGAGGAGGAAACTACCAAGCAGACAAGAGGAGCAAAACTATCAAGCAGACAAGAGGAGGAAACTGCCAAGCAGACAAGAGGAGGAAAACTGCCAAGCAGACAAGAGGAGGAAAACTGCCAAGCAGACAAGAGGAGGAAACTACCAAGCAGACAAGAGGAGGAAAACTGCCAAGCATACAAGAGGAGGAAAACTGCCAAGcagacaaaagaagaaattacAACAATGCATGCAAGAAAACCAAAGAGTAG